From Bacteroidota bacterium, one genomic window encodes:
- a CDS encoding T9SS type A sorting domain-containing protein, with protein sequence ISAGDTIGLFYYDTIGVLRCCGYTEFDGTGDTINASGIDSGAIMKCIILDDSQEQFYIPTVYKNSVTLDLVYDTASSVTIDYMIVKSLTIDQWISPVSACGLDDSVEIKISLTNTGIYPETEAFYLSYTLDSGQNYSATETLTSPIHYNQSIIYTFENLAEFDSIGEMWHYSAAIAGIDILAFDSLENFAIDTTLEIYTNLSDLYCDYDSLDRMLTGLHDEDSAVFYGVAVYRDFIDEDSTFSSEDSIRDYYFNPDDAYNGFHTIYYTTPRNTATQCFSKISKDIEIVWGLNADYRMSSNTFCEGEELEISYASRYDTIYWLTPDSILLSDNAFLTVDSILFKEIDSLLIKVNERGCWDRANQQFPEIYPPFHIKPFGNDTFVNASSDITLSVQNSVYDRYLWYDGETTSTNIFYSDSIGTYGYSIYWVEARDNVNDCWYRDTFLLRRVTNQDIHLRDGWGIFSTYLEPLENNFDSIFAELDTNLLEVADEYGNKYYPDSITNDLDSITIGEAYEINVEDADTLTITGLPIIPEETELLIDSGWSMIGYLKQYELGVDDIFGYMLEDTVEMIKDEIGLIYWKEFNIDQIGDMNPGKGYEISTAVEEFFSYPPNIPSLKYYSDFKNPHHFKNVSISNNNMALGIPYNSWAILLEIGDEIGVFTQDNVLVGSIVYTEKSMGITVRGDISTTFDLIEGLSLNEELKIKLWKKNKNLEYTIKVNKWEEGDGKYIPNKIAIVADFEILPYSQEFSFISNHPNPFSDLTYIQFYSPTEETVSLEVFDLHGRSVVPNQIINCISGNNKIIVDAKHFVSGIYVGVLRSANNQINFKLNCIK encoded by the coding sequence TGGTTTACGATACAGCAAGCTCTGTAACAATAGACTACATGATAGTGAAAAGCCTCACTATCGACCAGTGGATTTCTCCGGTCTCAGCCTGCGGATTGGATGATAGCGTTGAAATAAAAATATCATTGACAAATACAGGGATTTATCCTGAAACCGAAGCATTTTATTTAAGTTATACTCTCGATTCAGGACAAAATTATTCAGCAACTGAAACACTAACAAGTCCGATACACTACAATCAATCAATAATATATACATTTGAAAATTTAGCGGAATTTGATTCTATCGGTGAAATGTGGCATTATTCTGCCGCGATAGCCGGAATTGACATTTTAGCATTTGATTCGTTAGAAAATTTTGCAATAGATACTACTTTAGAAATCTATACAAATTTATCCGATTTATATTGCGATTATGACTCTCTTGATAGAATGCTTACAGGCTTGCACGATGAAGACAGTGCAGTTTTCTACGGAGTTGCAGTATATCGCGATTTTATAGACGAAGACTCTACTTTCAGTTCGGAAGATTCAATCCGGGACTATTACTTTAATCCCGATGATGCTTATAATGGTTTTCATACCATTTATTATACAACACCAAGAAATACTGCCACACAATGCTTTTCAAAAATTAGTAAGGATATTGAGATTGTTTGGGGTTTAAATGCAGATTACAGAATGTCAAGCAACACTTTTTGCGAAGGAGAAGAATTAGAAATATCCTATGCCTCAAGATATGATACCATATATTGGTTAACTCCCGATTCAATACTACTTTCCGATAATGCTTTTCTTACAGTTGACTCTATTCTTTTTAAGGAAATAGATTCTCTTTTGATTAAAGTTAATGAACGTGGTTGTTGGGATAGAGCAAATCAACAGTTTCCTGAAATTTATCCTCCTTTTCATATTAAACCATTCGGTAACGATACTTTTGTAAATGCTTCATCTGATATTACATTATCAGTGCAAAATAGCGTATATGACAGATACTTATGGTACGATGGAGAAACTACCTCAACAAATATATTCTATAGTGATAGCATTGGAACATATGGATATAGTATATACTGGGTTGAAGCCAGAGACAATGTTAATGATTGTTGGTATCGAGATACTTTTTTGTTAAGAAGAGTTACAAACCAAGACATCCACCTCCGCGATGGCTGGGGCATCTTCTCCACATACCTCGAACCTTTAGAAAACAATTTCGATTCTATTTTTGCAGAATTGGATACTAATCTTCTTGAAGTTGCTGATGAGTATGGGAACAAATATTATCCTGATAGTATTACTAATGACTTGGATAGTATCACTATTGGCGAAGCATATGAAATTAATGTTGAAGATGCTGATACTTTGACAATTACGGGTTTGCCGATAATCCCTGAGGAGACAGAATTGTTGATTGATTCAGGTTGGAGCATGATAGGATATCTAAAACAATATGAGCTTGGTGTTGATGATATTTTTGGTTATATGTTAGAAGATACTGTAGAAATGATTAAAGATGAAATTGGACTTATATATTGGAAAGAATTTAACATTGATCAAATCGGTGATATGAATCCCGGAAAAGGATATGAGATATCTACAGCAGTCGAAGAGTTTTTCTCATATCCCCCAAATATTCCAAGTTTAAAGTATTATTCAGATTTTAAGAATCCACATCATTTTAAAAACGTTTCTATTTCTAACAATAATATGGCATTGGGAATTCCATATAATTCTTGGGCAATATTGCTGGAGATTGGCGATGAGATTGGAGTTTTTACCCAAGATAATGTTTTAGTTGGCTCAATTGTTTATACCGAGAAAAGCATGGGTATCACTGTTAGAGGGGATATTTCGACCACATTTGATTTAATAGAAGGATTGAGTTTAAATGAAGAACTTAAAATAAAATTATGGAAAAAGAACAAAAACTTAGAATATACAATAAAAGTTAATAAATGGGAGGAAGGAGACGGAAAATATATACCCAATAAAATTGCAATTGTTGCTGATTTTGAGATTTTGCCATATTCACAAGAATTTTCATTTATATCCAACCATCCAAATCCATTTTCCGATTTAACATATATTCAGTTTTATAGTCCAACTGAAGAAACTGTTTCATTAGAGGTTTTCGATTTGCATGGAAGAAGTGTTGTTCCAAACCAAATAATAAATTGTATTTCAGGAAATAATAAGATTATTGTAGATGCAAAGCATTTTGTATCTGGCATTTATGTAGGAGTGCTGAGGTCAGCAAATAATCAAATTAATTTTAAACTTAACTGCATAAAATAA